In Silene latifolia isolate original U9 population chromosome X, ASM4854445v1, whole genome shotgun sequence, the following proteins share a genomic window:
- the LOC141616938 gene encoding uncharacterized protein LOC141616938 — translation MPELPSPRYQSWSRSDNMVRCWILHSLTSSIKEIFMNAKSAKRLWLELNEMYGRSNAPLLFQLKKELRNIDQSDQFVIAYYNKLKRHWDDIEDLEPMPDCTCGAMSKCSCSFLKRLFDIVSREKVLTFLMGLDDQYDNLKTNMLSMDPLP, via the coding sequence ATGCCGGAGCTACCGTCGCCAAGGTATCAGAGTTGGTCAAGGTCCGATAATATGGTAAGATGCTGGATCTTGCATTCTTTAACTTCTAGCATCAAAGAAATCTTCATGAATGCTAAATCTGCTAAGCGTTTATGGTTAGAACTCAATGAAATGTATGGACGATCTAATGCACCACTTTTGTTTCAATTAAAGAAAGAATTGAGGAACATAGATCAATCTGATCAATTTGTCATCGCATATTATAACAAATTGAAACGTCATTGGGACGATATTGAGGATTTAGAGCCAATGCCAGATTGTACTTGTGGAGCAATGTCTAAATGTTCCTGCAGTTTCTTGAAGAGGCTGTTTGATATTGTGTCTAGGGAGAAAGTCTTAACTTTCCTCATGGGCTTAGATGATCAATATGACAATCTTAAGACAAACATGTTGTCTATGGATCCTTTGCCTTAG